GTCTCGGGCCGGTTGGGGGCTTGCAGGGCGAAGACGACGATCAGGATGCCGACGAAGGCCAGCACCAGATCGAGAAACGGCAGCAGATTCAGCTCCGGCATCAGCGGCATCGATGGACGCCGGCGCATCAGTCGGCCGCGTCCGGAACGAGCCGGTCGAGCAGTCGCCGGTAATAGAGCATGTCGAGCGTCTGCGCCCGTGCACGCAACACCAGCAGGGCCAGCATCAGCGGAATCACCAGCACCAGCCCGACAAAGGTGGTGTCGAAGGCGAACTGGAGTCCGCCGAGCACCCCGCCGAGTCCGCCCCCGTCGACGGCCGTGACCGCGACGCTGTCGGCCAGTCCGCCGATGGCCTGGGTGATGCCGAGCACGGTGCCGATGAATCCGAGCATGGGCAGCACCCAGATGGCGAAACCGATGGGGGCGAAGTTGTGCTGATGCTGCTGGCCGCGCACCAGGAGCACATAGTCGCTCAGATGGACCGAGTCCTCGTGCGCGCGGGTCCGGTCGTGCCAGCGGCGCAGCGCGGCCGGCACCCGCTCGGCGTCGGCGTGCTCGCGCCCGGAGAGAAAGTCGATCCAGTCCTGGAGACGTGAGCGGACGGACTGGCGACCGTCCTGGTCTGGAGTGTCTCGCCCGATCAAGGCGCGACGCTCGCTCTGAAGCCCCAGATATTGCAGGACGGCATAGAGCGCGCTCGCCACGAACAGCGCCAGCATGAAACGGCAGTAGCCGTTGCCCAGATAGCGCCCGATCCAGTCGGGCAGGGTGTCCGGCTCCAGAAAATGCATCAGGGTCGGATAGAGCGCCAGCGTGATGAGCACGGCGACGATCAGCGGCCGGGCGATCTGGCGCTCGGAGAACAGCCCGACGGCCTGATCGAGATCGAGCGATGACTGAGTGGGTGGAGGCATCTATCGATCCGGCCGAGTCGGCTGAGATGTGACGGCACCATCCAGAGCCTGTTCCAGCGCCTGGAGCTGGTGGGCGATGTCGCGCCGCGTGGCCCGCAGTTCCGCGATCCGGGCGCCGATCTCGCCGTAGAGGCGCTCCTGACGCGCACGTTCGTCATGACTGCGGGCCGCGTCGGCGCGGTCGAGCGCCTGCTCGGCCTGGGCGATGAGCTGTGACTCCAGATCATCGAGCCGGCCGAGCAGACGCCGAATGTCGTCGAGCCGGGCCTGGAACGCCGCCCGCTCCGGGTCGGAGTGCGTCGTCGGTTCCGAACCCGGTGTGGTGTCGGCCGTCGCCGGAGCGGCCACGGCCGACAGCCACAATGCCAGACTCAAAGCCGCCGGCCAGACAGACCCGATCATGGCGCGATCGGCACCTGCTGGGCGTCGCTGGCCGTCTTGACGATGGCCTGCATGTTCTCGTTGAGGCTCGTCAGGTTGGCGCTGACCTTCTGGAGGCTCTCGATCGCTTTGTCGGCCTGACCCAGCTCATAGTAAGCCAGCACGATGTCGCGATCGGATTCGATGGCGCGCATCAGTGCGAGCGAGTTGGCGCGCTCGGTGCTGATCTGGTTGCGCAGCTCGCGCCCGGTGTCGAGCCGGCTCTGCCAGGCCTGCGCGATCGGCAGGAAGGCCGGATTGGATTCCGACTTGGTCAGCGTCTCCTGACGGCGCTGTTCCCAGAGTTCGAGCAGGGCATCGAGTTCGGTCCAGATCTCGCTGTCTTCGTCCATACTCGCGTTGACGCGCTTGACGGATTCGAGCATGGCGTCGAGCACCTCGCCGCCCTTCTCGATGGAATCGCGGCTGGCCTGGATGTTGGCCTCCAGCCCGCTCAGATTCTCCTGGAGCTGCGCGGCTACGGAATTGACCTTGTTGAACAGCCGGCCCATGTCGGGCTGATCGGCCGTTTGGGCCAGACCGGCGCTGCCGGCGAGCGTCAGGAGTCCGGCGAGCAGCAGGGCGGATGTCTTCTTCATCATGTGGCAGTTCCTCTCAATTGGCGATGGGGACCGAGGCTTGCAGACTCTGCTGGGTCTTCTGTTCGACGACCGTCATGGCCTGGGTGATGTCGTTCAGACCCTCGACCACCGAACGCGCGGCGGCGATGGCCTCCAGCACCTTGCCGATCTTCATCTCCTGGAGGATCACTCGGTGCTGGCGCATGATGGTCGAGAGTTTCTCCTGGGCCAGGGTGCGGCTCTGGTTCAGGCGCTCGTCGACGATGTCGTATTCCTGGATGGCGCGTTCGAGCTGGGCGATGCTCTGCTCGCGGTTGGGATAGTCGGGCGGCTGGCGCTCGTACCAGCTCTTGAGCACGATGGTGCCCTCCTTGGCGCGGTTGAGCGCGTCGGCGAAGTCGCTGTTGAGATCGAGCTTGTTGAGCACCCCATAGACCTCGTCGCGCAGGGTGAAGAACAGGCTGTCGACCTGGGCCTCCTTCTCCTGCTCCGAGGTCAGGCGCGCGACCTCTTCGAGCTTTTCCATCGCCGTCTGGATGCGCGCGCCGAGCTGGGCGCTGGAGGCGCGGATGTTGGACATCTCGGCTTCGAGGATGACGGTCGGATTGCTGCGGTTGGGGTTGCGGGCGCTGTACTGGCCCTCCTGCGCCCAGCCCGGTGCGCTCAGGAGCAGGGCGCACAGCAGCAGCCCGGGCCGGAGTCGAAGGCGCGTTGGAATGAAACGATCGGGCATCTGGAGTCCTCGTGGTTGGTCGTCGATCTCGCGGTGTCGGCGAGGCTCAGTGGCCGCAGGCTTCGATGTTCTCCTGGAAGCCGTCGAGCAGACGCGCGGTCTTGTTGCGCAGATAGGCCAGATCGCGCGCGATGTCGGTCAGATCCGATTCGAGATTGCGCGCGCGATCGGCCTCGCGCACCAGACGCTGGATGAGAATGGGCCTGGATTCCTGGTTCAGTTCCTTGTCGAGGCGTTTGATCATGAGTCCGGCGCAACCGTTGAGCTTGGTCGCTTCCTCCATCCAGGCCGATACCGGCAACTGGCTCAGTTGCTCGATCTCCTGACGGTTGCCGTCGACGAAGGTCGTCGGGCAGGCGTCGGTCGAGCGGCGCAGTTCCTGACGCCATTTGCCCAGGAGCTTGTTGCTGTGCTCGACGCGTTGCAGGATGCGCACATAGTTCTCGCCGAGGGCGTGATAGCGTTCGAACACCTGCGTGTCGTCCCAGGGGCAGGTCGGCGCCTGATAGCGCATCGAGGTCGGGCGCGACCTGGAGGGCGGCGTCTCCGTTCCGACGCCGGCCGGTGTCGCCGGCTGCGGGGCTTCGAGCGTGGTCGTCGGCGGTGCGCCATAGGCGAGGCGGTCGCGCAGATCCGTCCAGAGTTCGCCGGGGAGCGCCAGCCAGGCGGGCTTGAAGAACCACACCGCGCCGGTCGCGGCGGCGAGCAGGACCGACAGGGTCAGCAACCGGGTCAGCCGGCGCGAGCGGCGTCGGCGCGGCTCGGGTGGGGGCGTCGATTCGAGCGGGATCGGGCGCGGCGGGGTGGGCGCACTGGGTGATGGCTCGATCGGCGGCGGGATGGGTGTCTCAGATGTCGTATCCTCATCGGCGACGGCCACGCCGAAATGCTCGGCCAGCGGCTGGAGCCCGCCGCGAAAGCCCTGGCCGACGGCGCGCAGCTTCCAGCCCGCGCCGTGGCGATAGAGTTCGGCGAAGATGAGCGCCTGTTCGTCCCCGGCCTCGGTCAGTTCGAAGGCGAGCGGCTCACCCGCAGCCGGCGTGGCCGTGAGCCGGGCGCCGATGAGATCGCGAAACGCGCCGTGCGAGAGGGCAGCGGCGATGACGAGACGATCGACACCGGCCGGCAGACGCTCCGGTTGCACCTGAATCTCGGCGCGACCGGCGGCGGGCGTCGACAGCACCACGACCCCGCCGGGCGCCTGGAGCTGGTTGTAGAACACGAACCAGTCGTCGCTTGGAATCCGCCCGTCGGCACCGACGGCGAAGCACACGACATCCAGCGTATCCCGGCTTGGCGGCCAGCACAGTTCGATGCGCACCGTGCCCGCACTCGACAGCGGTGCATTCGCGCCCTTCGGCAGTGTC
The sequence above is drawn from the Allochromatium vinosum DSM 180 genome and encodes:
- a CDS encoding MotA/TolQ/ExbB proton channel family protein — protein: MPPPTQSSLDLDQAVGLFSERQIARPLIVAVLITLALYPTLMHFLEPDTLPDWIGRYLGNGYCRFMLALFVASALYAVLQYLGLQSERRALIGRDTPDQDGRQSVRSRLQDWIDFLSGREHADAERVPAALRRWHDRTRAHEDSVHLSDYVLLVRGQQHQHNFAPIGFAIWVLPMLGFIGTVLGITQAIGGLADSVAVTAVDGGGLGGVLGGLQFAFDTTFVGLVLVIPLMLALLVLRARAQTLDMLYYRRLLDRLVPDAAD
- a CDS encoding TerD family protein, with the protein product MKTLPKGANAPLSSAGTVRIELCWPPSRDTLDVVCFAVGADGRIPSDDWFVFYNQLQAPGGVVVLSTPAAGRAEIQVQPERLPAGVDRLVIAAALSHGAFRDLIGARLTATPAAGEPLAFELTEAGDEQALIFAELYRHGAGWKLRAVGQGFRGGLQPLAEHFGVAVADEDTTSETPIPPPIEPSPSAPTPPRPIPLESTPPPEPRRRRSRRLTRLLTLSVLLAAATGAVWFFKPAWLALPGELWTDLRDRLAYGAPPTTTLEAPQPATPAGVGTETPPSRSRPTSMRYQAPTCPWDDTQVFERYHALGENYVRILQRVEHSNKLLGKWRQELRRSTDACPTTFVDGNRQEIEQLSQLPVSAWMEEATKLNGCAGLMIKRLDKELNQESRPILIQRLVREADRARNLESDLTDIARDLAYLRNKTARLLDGFQENIEACGH